In Pseudomonas sp. PDNC002, the DNA window GCGCATAACGCCTAGGGCGTTATCCGCCATTCCGGCGGATAACCCGTGCCGGGTTACTCGCCCTACGAGAGCTGGTGAACAACGCCGAGATTGCGCCCCGAAGGGACGTAGCTCACTTCTCGTCCAGATGACGGATCAGGAAATCCCGGCTCGACTCGACAATCGCCTTCTGTGCCTGTTCGCTGGCCACCATCCGCGCCAGCACCAGCGCGCCGACGCACTGCGCCAGCAATGCCCAGGCGTCTTCCGCCGAACCCAGCACCTCAGCCCAGGCCTGCTGCAATTCCACCAGCGCATCCTCGGCGCTTTGACGTACTGACTCGTCGGCGCGGGCAATCTCCGCGCCCAGGGCCGGAATCGCGCAACCAGCGCCGGCATCCTGCACGTGGGTGACATTGAGGTAGCGCTTCAGACCGCGTTCCAGGCGCGCGCGGTCGAGCACCTTGCCCTTCGCCGAGAGGCGCTCGACGCTTTGCTGTAGTTCGCGCTCGACGATGGCGGCGAACAGCTCGTCCTTCGAACCGAAGTGGTTGTAGAACGCCCCGCCGGACAGCCCCACGGCCTTCATCAGCCCGTCCACGCCGGTGGTGGCGAAACCGCCTTGCTTGGCGAGCGCACCACTGCTGTCGAGCAGGCGCTGGCGGGTTTCTTCCTTGTGGGTGGCTGAGTAGCGCATCGGGGCGACTCCGTCGAAGCGGTTGACGATGTGCCGAATATTAACATAACGTTCGTTTACCTAACGACCGTTTACCAAATATCGCGCACCGCAGAGGAAACGAAAATGTCGAACAAGAAAGTCGTCCTGGTCATCGGCGCCGGCGATGCCACCGGCGGCGCCATCGCCCGCCGCTTCGCCCGCGAAGGTTACGTCGCCTGCGTCACCCGGCGCTCGGCGGACAAGCTGCAGCCGCTGGTGGACGCCATCCGCGCCGAAGGCGGCGAGGCCCACGGCTTCGCCTCCGACGCCCGCAACGAAGAAGCGGTGATCGAGCTGGTGGAGACCATCGAGCGTGACATCGGCCCCATCGAAGCCTTCGTCTTCAACATCGGCGCCAACGTGCCGTGCAGCATCCTCGAAGAGACCGCACGCAAGTACTTCAAGATCTGGGAGATGGCCTGCTTCTCCGGCTTCCTCTCCGGCCGCGAAGTGGCCAAGCGCATGGTCAAGCGCCAGCGCGGCACGATCCTCTTCACCGGCGCTACCGCCGGCCTGCGCGGCGCCTCGGGCTTCGCCGCCTTCGCCGGGGCCAAGCACGGCATCCGCGCCCTGGCGCAGAGCATGGCCCGCGAACTGGGACCGATGGGCCTGCATGTCGGCCACGTGGTGGTGGACGGCGCCATCGACACCGAATTCATCCGCGAGAACTTCCCGCAGAAATACGCACAGAAGGACCAGGACGGCATCCTCGACCCCGAGCACATTGCCGACAGCTACTGGTACCTGCACAGTCAACCGCGCGATGCCTGGACCTTCGAACTCGATCTCCGCCCGTGGATCGAGCGCTGGTAAAAATCGGCAGACGACTAGCTGCGCGTCGGCCAGGCGTCGTTGGAATCCAGCAGGAGCTGCTCATTTACAAACGTAAACTCCGCGCCCCTGCTGGATTCCGCCTAGCCTGGCTCTAGCTCGCAAGGTCGTATGCCGATTTTGCGAACCTACATAAAAAGAGAGAGCCACTCATGAGCAAATCCGTCGAGTTCTACTTCGACTTCGGCAGCCCGACGTCCTACCTGGCGTATACCCAACTGCCAGGCATCTGCGCCGAAACCGACGCCGAGCTGGTCTACCGCCCGGTCCTGCTGGGCGGTGTGTTCCAGGCCACCGGCAACGCCTCGCCCATCGCCGTGCCGGCCAAGGGGCGCTACAC includes these proteins:
- a CDS encoding TetR/AcrR family transcriptional regulator, coding for MRYSATHKEETRQRLLDSSGALAKQGGFATTGVDGLMKAVGLSGGAFYNHFGSKDELFAAIVERELQQSVERLSAKGKVLDRARLERGLKRYLNVTHVQDAGAGCAIPALGAEIARADESVRQSAEDALVELQQAWAEVLGSAEDAWALLAQCVGALVLARMVASEQAQKAIVESSRDFLIRHLDEK
- a CDS encoding SDR family oxidoreductase, which translates into the protein MSNKKVVLVIGAGDATGGAIARRFAREGYVACVTRRSADKLQPLVDAIRAEGGEAHGFASDARNEEAVIELVETIERDIGPIEAFVFNIGANVPCSILEETARKYFKIWEMACFSGFLSGREVAKRMVKRQRGTILFTGATAGLRGASGFAAFAGAKHGIRALAQSMARELGPMGLHVGHVVVDGAIDTEFIRENFPQKYAQKDQDGILDPEHIADSYWYLHSQPRDAWTFELDLRPWIERW